In the genome of Romeriopsis navalis LEGE 11480, the window CGGCGAAAGAGTTACCTTTGTTGGATACGGCTGATCTCGCGGCGGCTTACCAAAATGTCCTGGCTGGCGAACCCTCGGATGTTACCAATGCGACGGTTTGGAGCGCGGGATTTTATCTCTGGCGAGCGGGCGCGGTGGCCACGATTGAGGCTGGTATGGCTTTAGCGCTGGAGCTCCTGCAAGCGGGGAAAGTCAAAGCGCAGTTGGCGCATCTCTGTTGCGCTGTTGCGGCGATTACCTAAACGCAGGCTTCTTCGGGTTTGAGGGCAAGGACGAGACCTTCCCGTGCCATCCTGCTGTGGGGATGGCGTTCTCGCACTGCTGCTTCGATTTGGTCGAGGCAATCGTCATCATGCTCTGGGTCATGATGAAACATCAGTACCTGTTTGACGCCTGCGGCATCGACTAGCTTGAGGGCTTCCTGCCAGGTTGAATGTCCCCAGCCAATTTTGGGCGATTTGGGGTCGTGGTACTCTTCGTCGGTATAGCAGGCGTCGTAGATCAAGATATCGGCATTGCGACATAGTCGAATCAAGTTTTCATCGATATGGTCGGGATAATGCTCGGTATCCGTGGCGTAGACAACGCTTTTGCCCCGCCAGTTGACGCGGTAGCCCAAGGCGGTGTTGGGGTGGTTGAGGAGTGCGGTTTCGACCGTTACACCTTGGTCGCCGATCGCCACGGTTTCCCCTGGATCGAGATTGTGAAACTGCAAATCGGCTTTCATAATTTGCATCGGGACAGGGAAATTCGGGTGTAGCATTTGGTCGCTCAGTCGATCTTTCATCGTTGAGCCGTTTGGTGCGACGCCACCGTAGACGTGAAAGCAGTTTTTCGGTAGGAATGCGGGGCGGAAGAATGGAAAGCCTTGAATATGGTCCCAATGTGAATGACTGAAGAAGATATGGGCTTCAACGGCATCTAATTCCAGGAGCTTCTGGCCTAGGAGCCGCAGACCCGTTCCACCATCAAAAATGATGCGTGTGTCGCCGGCTCGAACTTCAACGCAAGAAGTGTTGCCACCGTAACGCACAGTTGATTCGCCCGGTGTTGAGACGCTACCGCGGACGCCCCAAAATTCAACTTCAAAAGTGGATGACTGAACCATGTCTTGTCCTAAAAACGCTGGGTTATGGCTTGGCGCTGGTGGTTTATTCGCCGTGATGGGGTGCTAGCTGCGTACACCCGGATGGCTGTGACTGAGTGCGTTGAACCAGTGCCGCAATTAATGACTTTTGTAATTAATCTAAAATATGCCAACTTTCGATTTGAGCACTGGCATAACAACACTAACGCTGTAGATATGCTTCCTCTTTTATGCTACCCAGAACATTTCGTTCGCTAGCAGTGGTTGAATCGTTGAATCTACGGCACTTCGGAAATTCGAGTGGTCGAGTCATGGCGATGATCGAAAGTGTGCGTTTCAGAAACAATACGTTTTACAGGTGTAACGCAGCTAATTCGGGACACTTTTAGTGTGGATTTGGGGGTGGGGGGACGAAATCAGCCGTTCGGATGATTCTATTCTAATAAAACAGTCGCTCGACCGGTGGTGGCAGAGCGACTGTTAAGGCTTGTAAATCAAACGGCACTCAGTCAAGCCATAATGCGGCTTGACTCAAATGTGCGATGTGTTGTGGGGATTACTGAGCGGCTTTGATGCACTCTTCAACCAGCGGCAAGACGGTGTCAACATCTTTCCAGCCCAAGACTTCAACCGCTTTCTTCTCGAGATTTTTGTACGTCAAGAAGAACTCAGCAATCTCATCTAGGCGATGAGGATGGATGTCTTTGATCGAGTTCACGCCATTGAAGCGGGGATCTTCAGCTGGAACGCAAAGAATTTTCTCGTCACGATCGCCCCCATCAATCATTTCCATCATGCCGATCGGGCGGGCCGCAATGACGCAGCCAGGGAAAGTTGGCTGATCCATGATCACCATGCCATCGAGCGGATCGCCATCGTCCGCCAAGGTGTTGGGGATGAAGCCGTAATCGTAGGGATACATCACTGACGAAAACAGAACGCGATCGAGGGCAAAGGCATTCATGTCTTTGTCGAATTCGTACTTATTCTTGCTGCCCGCAGGAATTTCGATCAAAACGTTGATTAAGCCGGGTTTGGGCTGAGCGGGGATACGCGATAGGTCCACTACAAAAATTCTCCAAGCTGAAATGTTACCGGATCTGATTTTAGGGGAAGACTATGCCCATCTTCCAGGGTGTTTCGATTTTTTGTGAGTTCCTTATGGTGCAATTCAAGTCAGTTTTGATCAGTTCAGCGCTGATACTCGGTGGATTGGTATTAGCTCTACCGTCTCTTGCACAGCACTTTCGTCCGTCAGAGGTGGGGATTAACTACAAACAACTAGGGCGAATGTTGGCCCAAGAAGAATGGGATGCAGCGGCAGCGGAGACAAAATATTTAATTTTTAAGATCACGGCGCGAATTAACCACCCACCGATCGGGCAGGATTGGCTGACGACGGCCGGGGTGGAAAATTTTCCTTGTCGGGATTTGGCGACCATCAATACGATGTGGGTCAAGGCGAGTCGCGGACATTATGGCTTTACGACCCAGGCGAAGTTGTGGGGCAAGAGTTTCGATGCAGCGCAGTTAAAGCAAGATCCGGATCGTTGGGAGCGTTACCGTGACCATTTGGGTTGGCGGCCGCGCAAGGATAAAGAATTTCAGCCAGATATTGAGGGGCGGTTGCCGGAACCGGTGAAATCGACGGCTGATTTTAACGATCGACCATTGCGCGCGAATGACTCGATCGAGTTCGCGGGTGCGGCCTGGTTACAGCGAGTTGAGCAATGTCAGCTCTACCAACCTTCCGATGATCCACGGGAGCTGGCCAATTTGCCTTATTGAGCATTGATGTGGCATTGATCGTTGACGCAGGTCGTTTCAGCCCGCATCAACCCTCATTTTGCTGCTGTTTTATGGACGATACGGTGGCTTGGGGCTGATGCCACCGACGCGATTGGGCGGCCAGAAGCGCACGATCGCGCGCCCAACAATTTTTCCGTGCGGCACGAAGTCCCAGTAATGGCTGTCGTAGCTATTGTTGCGATTGTCCCCAAAGACGACATAGGAATTTTCAGGGACTTGCTTGGGGCCCCAAGTGTAGTTGGGAATTTCTTTGGTGTAATTCTCTTGAATCACTTTGTCGTTGATAAAGACTTTACCTTCTTTGACTTCAATTTTTTCGCCGGGTAGACCAATCACCCGTTTGATAAACGCGTCCTTGAATTTTTGTTTTTCGAGGGCTGGTGTGGGATTGAACACCAC includes:
- a CDS encoding MBL fold metallo-hydrolase; this translates as MVQSSTFEVEFWGVRGSVSTPGESTVRYGGNTSCVEVRAGDTRIIFDGGTGLRLLGQKLLELDAVEAHIFFSHSHWDHIQGFPFFRPAFLPKNCFHVYGGVAPNGSTMKDRLSDQMLHPNFPVPMQIMKADLQFHNLDPGETVAIGDQGVTVETALLNHPNTALGYRVNWRGKSVVYATDTEHYPDHIDENLIRLCRNADILIYDACYTDEEYHDPKSPKIGWGHSTWQEALKLVDAAGVKQVLMFHHDPEHDDDCLDQIEAAVRERHPHSRMAREGLVLALKPEEACV
- a CDS encoding inorganic diphosphatase, giving the protein MDLSRIPAQPKPGLINVLIEIPAGSKNKYEFDKDMNAFALDRVLFSSVMYPYDYGFIPNTLADDGDPLDGMVIMDQPTFPGCVIAARPIGMMEMIDGGDRDEKILCVPAEDPRFNGVNSIKDIHPHRLDEIAEFFLTYKNLEKKAVEVLGWKDVDTVLPLVEECIKAAQ
- a CDS encoding GUN4 domain-containing protein, whose translation is MPIFQGVSIFCEFLMVQFKSVLISSALILGGLVLALPSLAQHFRPSEVGINYKQLGRMLAQEEWDAAAAETKYLIFKITARINHPPIGQDWLTTAGVENFPCRDLATINTMWVKASRGHYGFTTQAKLWGKSFDAAQLKQDPDRWERYRDHLGWRPRKDKEFQPDIEGRLPEPVKSTADFNDRPLRANDSIEFAGAAWLQRVEQCQLYQPSDDPRELANLPY